From the genome of Thermodesulfovibrionales bacterium:
CTCCAGTTGCGATACATAGTGCTGAAAAGGAGATCTATGAAGGAGCAAGGGATATGGCGAAGTTTTTTGGTTATGATATAGATAAACTTCCTGAGCCAGATATTCTGCTTAAAGATAATGATACCCTTGCAGTTGGTGGTATAGAGTTCAGAGTACTACACACACCAGGTCACAGTCCAGGTGGATTATGTCTTTATGGAAATGGAGTGATATTTACAGGTGATACAGTTTTTGCAGGTTCAGTTGGAAGAACAGATTTTTATGGTGGCAGTATAAATGACCTGAAGGACTCATTTAAGAAAATACTTTCTCTTCCTTCAGGTACCAGAATCTTGCCAGGGCATGGACCTGAAACAACAGTTGAGGAAGAATTAAGAGAAAATCCTTTTGCTGAAGAATTTTTATAAAAAATAAACTTTAAGATTATTCATCATCACTATATATTCTATAGGACCTGTCTTCAACAGGCATCACCTTATCTCCTAAGAGCATATAAATGTGGCCATTTTATAAAAAAAAATCTTCTTTTTCACTGTATTTTAAATAAAAACGTAGTATCTTAGGCAGTTTCTTGTAATTTAATCCCTTTTTAAAATAAATTTTTCATGTATTATGTTTATATTGTTTTCTAAAAAGGTATTGTTTAAATGAACTGACTGATTTTTGAGTCTGGGTATTTTTAAAAAAATTTTTGTATGCCTACAGTTTTTATATATCTCTCGATGGACATATATCATAAAGTACACATTCTTTATGGTTTGGCCTCTTAGCCTGACAAACTTTTCTTCCATGGAATATTAAAAGATGGGACAGATTAGACCATTCCTTTTGAGGTGTAATATCCATGAGATCTTTTTCTATTTTCTGAGGGTCTTCATTTTTTGTCAGCCCTAGTCTCTGAGATAATCTTTTTACATGGGTATCTACAGCAATGCCTTCATTTATTCCAAATGCATTTGAAAGAATAATATTTGCTGTCTTTCTTGCAACTCCTGGCAGTGTTAAC
Proteins encoded in this window:
- a CDS encoding MBL fold metallo-hydrolase; this encodes MMIDVLPVGPLQANCFIVWDEKTGEAIVIDPGDEPDRIMNFLEENRLKVKYILCTHAHFDHVGAVPELKVKTGAPVAIHSAEKEIYEGARDMAKFFGYDIDKLPEPDILLKDNDTLAVGGIEFRVLHTPGHSPGGLCLYGNGVIFTGDTVFAGSVGRTDFYGGSINDLKDSFKKILSLPSGTRILPGHGPETTVEEELRENPFAEEFL